Proteins from a genomic interval of Paenibacillus sp. FSL H8-0048:
- a CDS encoding NUDIX hydrolase, which produces MIVTLHEAERPGVSLKYVVIFMKQGEDWVLVRQRERSTWEFAGGHIEAGESPGEAAVRELYEETGAEDYELHPLCIYSVSSDELGESYGMLYYADVKRFGAMPPFEMAELRSFSELPQAVTYPGIYPTLYARVCEYVKHL; this is translated from the coding sequence ATGATCGTAACGTTACATGAAGCGGAGCGCCCTGGGGTGAGTCTAAAATATGTGGTGATTTTTATGAAGCAAGGCGAAGATTGGGTGCTTGTGCGGCAGCGTGAGCGGTCCACCTGGGAATTTGCCGGGGGGCATATTGAGGCGGGGGAGAGCCCCGGGGAAGCTGCGGTAAGAGAGCTCTATGAAGAGACAGGCGCCGAAGATTATGAGCTGCATCCGCTATGCATCTATTCGGTCAGCAGTGATGAGCTGGGAGAGAGCTACGGAATGTTGTATTATGCAGATGTCAAAAGGTTCGGAGCTATGCCCCCGTTCGAAATGGCGGAGCTTCGAAGCTTCAGCGAGCTGCCGCAGGCGGTGACCTACCCGGGGATCTACCCCACGCTATATGCGAGAGTATGTGAATATGTGAAGCATCTGTGA
- the metG gene encoding methionine--tRNA ligase, with translation MTNIFIGGAWPYANGSLHLGRLASILPGDILARYHRAKGDAVLYVSGSDCHGTPVAVQAAQEGVTPGEFASRYHEEFADCFRTLGFTYDLYTRTDQAHHHSTVQELFLKLLDHGYLYQKSSLQCYCEQDQRFLPDRYVHGLCPVCGQHARGDQCDYCSTILDPADLLERTCALCGTAPVLRSTQHYYLSLSSFQQALTEYADSAQGWRDNAVRLTRRYLQEGLQDRAATRDLDWGVDVPTPGFADKKIYVWIEAVSGYLSASKQWAAETGNRWEDFWSITSAQNNDGQPPITAYYVHGKDNIPFHSLIWPALLLGAEELHLPDRIFSSEYLTLEGQKFSTSRNWAVWVPDILSRYDPDSVRYFLTANGPEKRDANFSWREFVYSHNSELLGAFGNFVNRSLVFLNKSWNGRVPDGVLDEVWVGSLEQLYKEAGSLIEAGHFKEALEFIFSHIRQANKYFDEQQPWLQIKHDPAAGGNTLYTCVQIIANLANLLNPFIPFSCEKIRGFLSIEQPVWHPVSILAGQPILELKLLFERIEVQRIEEELERMGMD, from the coding sequence ATGACTAACATTTTTATCGGAGGGGCTTGGCCTTATGCCAACGGCTCCCTGCATCTGGGCAGACTCGCCAGCATTCTTCCGGGAGATATTCTGGCCCGCTACCACCGTGCCAAAGGTGACGCTGTACTCTATGTATCCGGCAGTGACTGTCACGGCACCCCCGTTGCTGTACAGGCGGCGCAGGAGGGTGTAACGCCGGGCGAATTCGCCAGCCGGTATCATGAGGAGTTCGCCGATTGCTTCCGCACCTTAGGCTTCACTTATGACTTGTATACCCGGACCGATCAGGCACATCACCACAGCACGGTACAGGAGCTGTTTCTTAAGTTGCTGGATCACGGGTATCTGTACCAGAAATCCAGTCTCCAGTGCTATTGTGAGCAGGACCAGCGCTTCTTGCCGGACCGTTATGTCCATGGCCTCTGCCCGGTCTGCGGACAGCATGCCCGGGGAGATCAATGCGATTACTGTTCAACAATTCTCGATCCGGCGGATCTGCTGGAACGCACATGTGCCCTCTGCGGCACTGCGCCTGTGCTGCGCTCTACTCAGCATTACTATCTGTCGCTGTCCAGCTTCCAGCAAGCACTCACAGAATATGCTGATTCCGCGCAGGGCTGGAGAGATAATGCCGTCCGGCTAACCCGCAGATATCTGCAGGAAGGTCTGCAGGACCGTGCAGCAACACGCGATCTGGACTGGGGCGTGGATGTGCCCACTCCCGGCTTCGCAGACAAGAAAATCTATGTCTGGATCGAAGCGGTCAGCGGCTATCTGTCCGCCAGCAAGCAGTGGGCGGCGGAGACAGGCAACCGGTGGGAGGATTTCTGGTCTATAACATCCGCACAAAATAACGATGGGCAGCCGCCAATAACCGCTTACTATGTGCATGGGAAGGACAATATTCCTTTTCACAGCCTGATCTGGCCGGCTCTCCTGCTCGGAGCTGAGGAACTGCATCTGCCGGACCGGATCTTCTCTTCTGAATATCTGACCCTGGAAGGGCAGAAATTCTCCACCAGCCGCAATTGGGCGGTCTGGGTGCCGGATATTCTCAGCAGGTATGACCCGGACTCGGTCCGTTATTTCCTGACGGCGAACGGTCCCGAGAAGCGGGATGCCAACTTCTCCTGGAGAGAGTTCGTCTATAGCCATAACAGCGAGCTGCTGGGCGCGTTCGGCAATTTCGTCAACCGCAGCCTCGTGTTCCTGAATAAGTCCTGGAATGGCAGAGTTCCAGACGGAGTTTTGGACGAAGTATGGGTTGGCAGTCTGGAGCAGCTGTATAAGGAAGCAGGAAGTCTGATTGAGGCCGGACATTTCAAGGAAGCTCTGGAATTCATCTTCTCGCATATCCGCCAGGCCAACAAATATTTCGATGAACAGCAGCCTTGGCTCCAAATCAAGCATGATCCTGCTGCCGGGGGCAACACGCTGTACACCTGTGTTCAGATTATTGCCAACCTGGCAAACCTGCTGAACCCGTTCATTCCTTTCTCCTGCGAGAAGATTAGAGGCTTCCTATCCATAGAACAGCCTGTATGGCACCCGGTATCCATCCTTGCAGGGCAGCCTATATTGGAGCTTAAATTACTGTTTGAGCGGATAGAGGTGCAGCGGATCGAAGAGGAGCTGGAGCGGATGGGGATGGATTAA
- a CDS encoding aldo/keto reductase, which yields MHTRILGNEGLSVSALGLGTMMMPDNEESVRTIHGALDLGVTLLDTADIYGAFEQQRFGGNERLLGRALKGRRDQAVIATKFGITHTQGTKGDPAYIKKSVDASLYQLGTDYIDLYYQHRPDPNTPIEETAGTLADLVKEGKIRFIGLSEASPELIRRAHAVHPLTALQTEYSLWSREVEDEILPLVKELGIGFVPYSPLGRGFLTGQIKSFDDLPEDDYRRHYPRFQGENFTRNLEVVSLIGQMAAEKGCAPAQLALAWLLAQGERIVPIPGTKRLERLQENLGALQVTLTAEDLARIERISPQGIAAGARYPGQN from the coding sequence ATGCATACAAGAATACTCGGTAACGAAGGGCTGAGCGTATCAGCTCTGGGACTCGGAACGATGATGATGCCTGATAATGAAGAGTCTGTAAGAACCATTCATGGTGCGCTTGATCTGGGCGTAACTCTGCTGGACACAGCGGATATCTATGGAGCCTTCGAGCAGCAGCGCTTCGGCGGCAATGAACGGCTTCTCGGACGGGCGCTTAAGGGCCGGAGAGATCAGGCGGTGATTGCGACCAAATTCGGCATTACGCATACTCAGGGAACCAAGGGAGATCCGGCCTATATCAAAAAATCCGTAGATGCCAGCCTCTATCAACTCGGCACAGATTATATCGATCTGTACTATCAGCACCGTCCTGATCCGAACACCCCAATTGAGGAAACCGCCGGTACCCTGGCTGACCTCGTCAAGGAAGGGAAGATCCGCTTTATCGGCTTATCCGAGGCCTCGCCTGAATTGATCCGCCGGGCACACGCGGTGCATCCGTTGACCGCCCTGCAGACAGAGTATTCACTCTGGAGCAGGGAGGTGGAGGATGAGATTCTGCCGCTGGTCAAGGAGCTGGGCATCGGCTTCGTTCCTTATAGCCCGCTGGGCCGCGGTTTTCTGACTGGACAGATCAAGAGCTTCGATGATCTGCCGGAGGATGATTACCGCCGCCATTACCCGCGGTTCCAGGGAGAGAACTTCACCCGGAACCTGGAGGTCGTCTCGTTGATCGGGCAGATGGCAGCCGAGAAGGGCTGCGCCCCGGCACAGCTTGCTCTGGCCTGGCTTCTAGCACAAGGAGAGCGGATTGTACCGATCCCCGGCACGAAGCGGCTGGAGCGGTTACAAGAGAACCTCGGAGCGCTTCAGGTTACATTGACGGCAGAGGATCTCGCACGGATTGAGCGGATATCCCCGCAAGGAATTGCAGCCGGAGCACGTTACCCCGGCCAGAACTAA
- a CDS encoding helix-turn-helix transcriptional regulator — translation MSNEITRFKRLGDYLRSRRDRLQPAAAGIKETNSQRRTPGLRREEVAVLAGLSSTYYTWLEQGREVTASREVMESLSQALRLSADERKHLFELWNPGLPDTLASIDTVNPELNPQWRDIIRQLTYPSFITNERSEVLAWNDKASEVLSDFGGLSASERIMMRLLFLDLELRRRMLNWEEFALHSVGVYRTYYDLNLHDPWHKEMVDQLLEDSADFAGMWKQHNIQGKRVNRVVIESLGTSQPVVYDINSMANLADHPGLHICIYTPVMT, via the coding sequence ATGAGTAATGAGATTACGAGGTTTAAGCGTCTTGGCGACTACCTGAGATCACGGCGGGACCGTCTGCAGCCAGCAGCTGCAGGCATCAAGGAAACGAACAGTCAGCGCAGAACGCCAGGTCTGCGGCGGGAGGAGGTTGCGGTTCTGGCCGGCCTCAGCAGCACTTATTATACATGGCTGGAGCAGGGCAGGGAGGTTACCGCTTCCAGAGAGGTCATGGAGAGTCTCAGTCAGGCGCTGCGGTTGTCGGCAGATGAGCGCAAGCACCTGTTTGAGCTTTGGAATCCTGGCTTGCCGGATACACTTGCTTCTATAGATACGGTCAATCCGGAGCTGAACCCGCAGTGGCGGGATATTATCCGCCAATTGACTTATCCGTCTTTTATAACGAATGAGCGGTCTGAGGTGCTGGCCTGGAATGATAAAGCGAGTGAAGTGCTAAGTGATTTCGGAGGTCTGTCTGCTTCAGAGCGCATTATGATGCGTCTTCTGTTCCTGGATCTGGAGCTGCGCCGCCGGATGCTGAACTGGGAGGAGTTCGCCCTACATTCAGTAGGTGTGTACAGAACCTATTATGACTTGAACCTGCATGATCCCTGGCACAAGGAGATGGTCGATCAGCTCTTGGAGGACAGTGCAGATTTCGCCGGGATGTGGAAGCAGCACAATATTCAGGGCAAAAGGGTCAACCGTGTGGTCATAGAGAGCCTTGGTACAAGTCAGCCTGTCGTATACGATATCAATTCGATGGCAAATCTGGCGGATCACCCGGGCCTGCATATTTGTATCTATACCCCTGTTATGACGTAG
- a CDS encoding site-2 protease family protein, which produces MQENKQEKKSSGAWGWLGSGAVLLLLKGKAIISLLKLGKIAGPLISMMVSIWAYALISPWQFAVGFVALLFVHEIGHVIAAKRIGLPVSAPLFIPFMGALITMKKQPLDAREEAYVAFGGPILGSIGALIVFGAAYYYHSPLLYSLAYIGFFLNLINLLPIHPLDGGRIATAVTRWLWLVGLIGGLAVIIYLKSILFGIIWVMFAYDMYKKYISRRTKNQMHTVLKSFLIPIEDLQEQGYLIPGPEHKRELPFTTYSDLNRQQFVGVRWDNLDYYGTTTLPVQSLIGKVKVVQLDQLYVDASLHLKMTCEISFTVYDNDKYYDVPAASRWRYGAAYFVLAGVLGGMMYLVHVVGNVNL; this is translated from the coding sequence TTGCAGGAAAACAAACAGGAGAAAAAAAGCTCAGGCGCATGGGGATGGCTGGGCAGTGGGGCGGTATTGCTGCTGCTTAAGGGAAAAGCCATCATCTCTCTGCTCAAGCTGGGCAAAATCGCAGGTCCGCTGATCTCCATGATGGTATCGATCTGGGCCTATGCACTAATTTCGCCATGGCAATTCGCTGTGGGCTTCGTTGCGTTATTATTCGTTCATGAGATCGGCCATGTGATCGCTGCCAAGCGGATCGGACTGCCGGTAAGCGCTCCGTTGTTCATTCCTTTTATGGGCGCACTGATTACGATGAAGAAGCAGCCGCTGGATGCCAGGGAGGAAGCTTATGTCGCTTTTGGCGGTCCTATATTGGGGAGTATCGGTGCACTGATTGTGTTCGGAGCAGCCTATTATTATCATAGCCCCTTGTTATATTCACTGGCCTACATCGGCTTCTTCCTGAATTTGATTAATCTGCTGCCGATCCATCCGCTGGACGGGGGGAGAATTGCCACGGCAGTTACCCGCTGGTTATGGCTGGTAGGGCTCATTGGAGGCTTAGCTGTAATCATCTATTTGAAATCTATCCTGTTCGGCATCATCTGGGTAATGTTCGCCTATGATATGTATAAGAAGTACATCAGCCGGCGTACGAAGAATCAGATGCATACGGTGCTTAAAAGCTTCCTGATCCCCATAGAGGATCTGCAGGAGCAAGGGTACCTGATCCCCGGCCCCGAGCATAAACGGGAGCTGCCGTTCACCACCTACAGTGATTTGAACCGCCAGCAGTTCGTCGGGGTACGCTGGGATAACCTGGATTACTATGGAACGACGACCCTGCCGGTACAGTCGCTGATCGGAAAAGTCAAAGTCGTGCAGCTCGACCAGCTGTATGTGGACGCCAGCCTTCACTTGAAGATGACCTGTGAGATCAGCTTCACTGTTTATGACAATGATAAGTACTATGATGTGCCGGCTGCTTCCCGCTGGAGATATGGGGCGGCGTATTTTGTCCTTGCTGGAGTTCTCGGGGGTATGATGTATCTTGTCCATGTGGTTGGCAATGTAAATCTGTAG